From Micromonospora auratinigra:
CGCCGAGCTTGTACGGCAGGTAGATGACCGCCACCAGGATCACGATGTAGATCAGCGAGTCCTTGACGAACGCGATCAGCGCCGGCGCGCGCAGCCCGGACTGGTACGTGTACGCCGCCAGGATGGCGAAGGCGATGATGATCGGCAGGTGCCGGGCGAGCGCGTTGTCGCCGGTCACGCCCATCGTCTTGAGCACCGACTCGATGCCGACGAGCTGCAGCGCGATGTACGGCATGGTCGCCACGATGCCGGTGATCGCCACCAGCAGCGCGAGGACCGGTGAGCCGAACCGGTTCCGGACGAAGTCCGCCGGGGTGACGTAGCCGTGCCGGTGCGACACCGACCAGAGCCGGCAGAGCACCAGGAAGACCATCGGGTAGATCACGATCGTGTACGGCACGGCGAAGAAGCCCATCGCGCCCGCGCCGAAGACCAGTGCCGGCACCGCCACGAAGGTGTACGCGGTGTAGAGGTCACCGCCGACCAGGAACCAGGTGATCCAGCCGCCGAAGTTGCGCCCGCCCAGCCCCCACTCGTCCAGGTGCGCCATGTCGCGCGGCGCCCGCCACCGGGCCGCCACGAAGCCCATCGCGCTGACCAGGAGGAAGAGGATCGAGAAGACGATGATCTCGGTGAGGTGGTCGCGCCACATCAGTGATCACCCCGCTTCTTGGTCATCCGGTAGACCAGCGTGGTGGTGGCCACGCCGAGCAGGATCCAGGCCAGCTGCAGCCAGTAGAAGCGGGGGAACCCGAAGAGCCGGGGCGAGTCGGCGTTGAAGAAGGCCGGGATCAGCGGC
This genomic window contains:
- a CDS encoding DUF3311 domain-containing protein, whose protein sequence is MAAPEPEAPTTARSRAKDHSPWNWLLFVPIVVPLIPAFFNADSPRLFGFPRFYWLQLAWILLGVATTTLVYRMTKKRGDH